One Armatimonadota bacterium genomic window carries:
- a CDS encoding NTP transferase domain-containing protein — protein MIDDMRVAVIMAGGSGERFWPLSRKRRPKQLLRLTDPEKTMLHEAVDRIAPLVGAENVYIATAPHLAEPIHSAGIVPVNNVFAEPDKRNTLGCLAWVSANFLARGHDEISIAILTADHKIEEPERFRATVDQALSLAESTGGLVTMGITPTRPETGYGYIEGGEEVGKGARKVVRFREKPDLETAKSFVESGNFFWNSGMFFWTQKAFLSELSNAEPSAHDALHLVAGSLTSEDHGAATDHFRMIPNLSIDYALMEKAKDVYVVQAQFPWDDVGAFDSLFRTMPVDLDGNVVIGNVSAKDCNGCVLYNDSSDRVLAAVGMKNVIMVQTGDAVLLAPAHDAQRVKELVAMIDDATYL, from the coding sequence ATCATAGACGATATGCGTGTAGCGGTGATCATGGCCGGAGGTTCCGGCGAGAGGTTCTGGCCCCTCTCGCGAAAACGACGACCCAAGCAATTGCTAAGGCTGACCGATCCCGAAAAAACAATGCTCCACGAAGCCGTGGACCGAATCGCGCCGCTGGTCGGGGCCGAGAACGTGTATATCGCCACCGCGCCGCATCTGGCCGAGCCGATCCACAGCGCGGGCATCGTGCCCGTCAACAACGTTTTTGCCGAGCCGGATAAGCGCAACACGCTTGGCTGTCTGGCTTGGGTTTCGGCCAACTTTCTCGCCCGTGGACACGACGAGATTTCGATCGCGATCCTCACCGCCGATCACAAGATCGAAGAGCCCGAGCGTTTTCGCGCGACCGTCGATCAGGCGCTTTCGCTGGCCGAATCGACCGGTGGACTTGTGACGATGGGCATTACGCCGACCCGGCCCGAGACCGGCTACGGCTACATCGAGGGAGGCGAAGAAGTCGGAAAGGGAGCGCGAAAAGTGGTTCGATTCCGCGAGAAGCCAGACCTCGAGACAGCAAAGTCGTTCGTCGAAAGCGGCAACTTCTTTTGGAACAGCGGCATGTTCTTTTGGACCCAGAAAGCGTTCCTCTCTGAGCTTTCCAACGCCGAGCCCAGCGCTCACGACGCTCTGCATTTGGTCGCGGGATCGCTCACGAGCGAGGACCACGGAGCCGCCACCGACCACTTCCGAATGATCCCCAACCTCAGCATCGACTACGCGCTGATGGAGAAGGCAAAGGACGTTTACGTCGTGCAAGCCCAGTTCCCGTGGGACGATGTCGGCGCGTTCGATTCCTTGTTCCGCACCATGCCGGTGGACCTCGACGGCAATGTCGTTATCGGCAATGTTTCGGCCAAAGACTGTAACGGATGCGTTCTCTACAACGACTCGTCGGACCGGGTTTTGGCCGCGGTCGGGATGAAGAACGTCATCATGGTTCAGACCGGCGACGCCGTTCTATTGGCGCCAGCCCACGACGCTCAGCGCGTCAAAGAGCTGGTCGCCATGATCGACGACGCTACTTACCTTTGA